The DNA region AGGCTGTTGCCGTACACGTCCTTGCTCCACCACTCGCCCCAGCTCGTCAGGAAGATGCGCTCCGGGTCCTCGGGGAAGTCGTCTCGCGTGAGCGCCGCCAGGATGCTCGCCGCGCCTGTCCGTCGTCAGCACACCAAGTTCATCACGCAAGCCGGGCCCGCGGGACGCATGAGGGGACATACCTTCGGGGACCGTCTTGGCGTCGGGCATGTCCATGGACGGCTTGAGGCCGGTGGAGCGCCCGAGGCCCGTGCCGGGGATGAGgccgggcgagacggcgacgacgcggcaccggccctcgagctggcggcgccaccagtgcgcgccgagcagctgcgcaaaCTTGCTCTCCGAGTAGATGGCGCGGAAGTGCGCGCCcgacccggcggcgaggtcctgCTCCAGCTTGCCTGGGGGTGTCAGCGCGCTGCCCACTGCAATGATCCGGGCGAGTTCAGGTGCCGCTTACTTGGATCGGGGACGTTGCGGACGGCGCccgaggagacgacgacgatgcgcgcgcgcgacgccacgAGCTTCTCCCGCAGGAGGTGCACGAGGTAGTGTTGGGCTTTGAAGCGTCAGCACAGCTCATCAGAGGCGGaagccgggcgggcgggtgggcggcggcggcgcacaaaagtggttgacgacggcggcctcgcacCAGCGCGAGCCGTGCGGGCCGggcccctcggcgcccttgctCACGCCCGCGTTGAGCAAGAGGCagtcgatggcgtcgacgctctcgagcgcgcggccggcaaaggcgcggacggcgcgcaggtcggcgaggtcgaggggcAGCACGGTGAGggggttggcggcgcggtcaaAGACGAGGCGgtcaaaggcggcggcggtggcggcggtgtcgcgcgcgccgaggacgatgcggtACGGCtgggcctgctcgaggagctgcttgacggcctcgaagcCCTGGGGAGCCGGTTAGCTCGGTGCTGAGTTGGTGGTGAAGCATTTGaaaggcggggggggggggctacCAGTCCAGAGGAGACGCCGGTGGCGACGATTGTCTTTGCGAGggtggccatgatggatcgcggggaggggagatgtcgtggtcgtcgagctcacTGGCAGGATTACAATGAGCAGCCTGGCTTTATGGATGTGATCGGGCAGGTGAGGTTGGATGAGGCGCGTTGGCAGCGAGGCCATGAAGTCATCGAGACAGGCCTCTGAGTGAACGCGGCAGTTGAGGCGCTGGGCCACCTGTGGACGTCTTCCAGTGGAAGACCCCCGGAGGCACCACCGGCTTTAGCGGACTTGTAAGCTCCGGCCGTGGCTGATTACCAATTGAGCGGAATGCATCATACGCTCACCAGCATCGCTGATTTTCAATCGCCGCCACGGACACGCGGTCAGCCTCGTCATAGGCACTCGGCCGTGCTGATCTGCGTTGGTACCTGCTGCGAGTACGAAGTGTACGGGCATCATCCTCAGCGTCTGACTACCTCCCGTCGGGTGGCTTCAGACACCACCTCCGAGCCGGCCCACCCCCGCGGCATCTAGCTCCAGCGGGCCCACCCCCTCCAGCGCCcgggccagctgccgccgcaccagcccCTCGGGCGAGTCGTCCCCCGCGTTGAGCACCGCGTCCAGCCGCTCCACGGCCTCGCACCGCGCGACCCGCAGCCCCCTCCGCACGGCCGCCGGGTTgcgccccgccccggcgccgacccgcgccgccgccgccgccccgaggGAGatggccagcccgccgacgtcggtCCCcgggtgcgccgccgcgcgcgcgtcgctccagtcgatgacgccgccgagccggcccgtggcggcgtcgatgaagatGTGCTCGCCCTTGAGGTCTGCGTGCGacagcacctcctcctcctcctcctcctcctccactcccTCCGTATCCCCCGACAATGACATTCCCGCGGGCGGTTCCATGtccgcatccgccgccgcgaggtACCCCTCAaagtcgacgccggcgagcgcgccgagctggtTCCTGTCCCGCAGCCTGCGCCACGCCTGCGCCGCGGTGCCCGTGAGCTCGCGgtcgcgccgctcgtccGCGGGCGGGTACCCgagccgctccgccgcgtcccgcaccggccggcgccccagcacggccagcagcgccgcgagcccgcgctccgtctccgccgtgaccgcgcccggcggcgcctcctccaccgacacgcccgccgccctgcgacACAGCGCGTACGCCCACCGCCtctgcccgccgctgccctgatgcgtcgccgtcgtcgtgatgGAGGTGCCGAGGGCAAGAATCTCCGGGATGGCGTCCCGCACTTGGGGGGGCGCGTGCGCTgcttcggcctcggcgcgcagcacgtcgagcagcgccttTTCCCGACGCAGCGCCTCcagtccgtcgtcgtcgtcgtcgtcgtcgccgtcgtgtaCCACCGGGACGCGCAGAaccatgtcgtcgttgacgaaCCAGACGATGtgctcgctgccctcggtgctgcggcgcgcgcgcgcgggctgCGACACGGGGAGCGATgcgagcagccgcgccgcgtcggcgtcggagACGCGCAGCTGGTCGGACATGGTGAGGACCCGACCCCGGGATGTGGGCGATTTGCGTTTACGTCTTGCCCAGCGCTCTGGCAGCACCGCAAGGTTAAATAGTCCAGCGTTGcaccgtctgcctgcctgcctgcctgctgcgcAGCGCCTGTTGACTCAGTCGGCGAGTCGCCGCGTAAGACGGGACAAGGGCCCGACGCGAGACACGAAAGGCATCATCAGCACTGCAGCTCTCCATTTTCCCCCATCATCTGATTTATTCACCGGCACTGCTCTGCGAGCATCTTCGTCACTATAACGATGGGTGGGTTCCATGTCATGGCATCGTGCGGACCCATGTCTCTCGAGCAGATTGAGCCCTGCCATTgagcgcagcagccgcgttGAAACTGTGGTTCCATTCTAGTTTCAAGATGAGAGCATCGTTTGTGCGGCCAAAACATTCCTGTCTCGTCCGGACAATACTCATTCCGAATATGTGAAGAAGAAAAAATTTATTGCAAAACTTTTCTCCCGGCAGATATCTAGAATCCTTTCCCCCATCCCATCGTCGAAAAGCACTGCCAATCAATCCGGAACCGGAACCGAATTAGCTATAATGCAAGCATTCCTCGTAACACTTGTCGCGCCAGCAGATACAGGAATTCTGTACGCAGTTACGACAATCACGACAAAGCTTTCTGGCTTTGTCGTTGGTAGATCTGGCGTCACACTGTGTAATATCGTGAGCCGCATATTGGGCGTCAATGCAGGCTGTATTGGTGAACTTTTCGTAGCATCCTTCTATGCAATGGGAACTACCCTGGCTGCAAAGGTCCCGACAATGATTGCAGAGTTTAGACGCACACAGCCCCGGAGGACGTGGGTGGGGGTCTTGTGGTGAAGCCGATACAGCCAAGGCGAAAAGAGCGAGAGCAGTGACGACTTTGGCCATTGATTCGGTGAGTGATGTGCCTGTGCAAAATCAATCAGCTTCGAGGCTCCCCTGCCGACTTGGAGCTGTAGTATCTTACGTCTGATGGATGCTCGTGTATTCGAGTTTGCAAACAGTATTTATCCCTAGGTTCGTTGTATGATATAACGGGGGAGACGGTCCCCTTTTATGGCTAGCCTTGACCATAGGAACTGAGTGATATACCCGGTCCGGTCCGAGGGAACTGACCCCGAAAGCCCATTCCCAAAGCTCTCGAGCGCAAGGAATGCTGTATAATAGCTGTATTCCTTATTAAGCTACTCTAAATCTACGATCGAAAGTGTTGAGCCATATGATGCTAGATGCGTCGCAGTATGATATAACCAAAATGTCACGGTCGCAAGTGTCATGTCAAGGCGGCAATGAGACTGCACGTAACTTTCCCGTGTGGCGGGGTACAAGGtctggtgctgctgcgcaggCGACTCAGAAGCTCGGACCTGCAAGCTTCAGGGTTGAATGAACAAGACCTTGCGTTTAGATCAATTGACCAAGACTGACTGCACTCTTACCTGAGTACCCGTGAGAGCCGTGTACGTGACGGCGTACGGTTCGGAAATGGTGCGGGAGTTTTCTACCGGTCTTGACGGGGAACCTTGCGAGCTAACTTACTGGCCTAGTGTTTAGATGTCGACACCCAAGTTTATCCGCGACGCAAAGCATGCCTATGACTAAGAGAGTGCGTGCTTGTATAGAGTTGGAAGACTAATCTTGGTAATCGGGATATAGTTATCCAATAGTCATACTACGCCCTCGCTTCATTCCTTCCTGTCCGTCCCCGTGTGTCTGTTTAGAGCGGCAGCCCGGAACACGTCATGGAtacgcgcccgtcgccatgcaTCATGGTGCCATACCATCTCGACCTGCAGAAatgccgaagccgacgatAGACACCTCCGTCTATGGATTCTTCAGCGCGCCCCGCATCGGGGTTtatcaccaccgccagcgagcccacgtcgagctcctcgcgagcgccagctgcgccgcTCGCACAtccgcctccccgccgccgccgccgccgcctctcctcgcATGAACCCCcccggccaccacctcctcgggCCGCTCAAAGTACCGTCCGTCGGGGTCGCAGcgcacgtcctcggcgggcagcgtgcCGTCGAAGAGGTACGCGCGCACGTGGTTCAcggcgcagcgcgacggcatGGCCAGCGAGCAGTGGCCGTAGGCgcggacctcgacgaggcgggcgccgtcaaaggcgtcgcgcgcgaccCGGGCGGAGCGCAGCGGGCAGACGGGGTCGTACGTGGTGGACAGCACGAGCAGCGGGTGGGCGGTGCGGATGCGGGTGCGGCGTTGCGGGCGGaaggcgtgcgtgcgcggcagcggccactGCTGGCGCGCGTGGTTGATGCGGTTGTGCGAGACGGCAAAGGCGTGCGTCGCGTAAAAGGGCAGCAGTACGGCGttgagggcctcgcgcccgcgcacGGCGCCAAAGTGCGCGggcccgacgcgcccgtcgtTGAGCTCGACCAGGTCGGTGGCCTCGCCCACGGGCCGgaacgccggcggctcgccgcgcccgtAGGCGAGGAACGCCTCGGTCGCGTTgtcggccggcgtcgtcggcgacgtcatcatggccgcgagCCGGTCCGCCAGCTGCGCCCACCCGCTCGGCGCGTACATGTGCCGCCACACGCCCGACAGCCACATGGCCTTGTGGTCGAGCACGCCGTACGTGGAGGCGTTGACGTagacggggagggggtcGGTCctgaggcgctcgaggaagGCCATGACCTTGGCCCGGAGCGCGACGGCTGCGGGGGCAGGCCCGGATTCGAACCCGGAGTGGGGGTtggacccggacccggacccggacccggacccggacccggacccggagcccccgccgctaccgccggccagcggcgacagcgcgCACCGGGCGCCCGCCTTGACGCACTCGTCAAAGAagccgtcgagcacgcgctGCGAGTCGGTAaagtcggccagcagcagcggcgcctcgtACCACTCAAACAAAtcggccacgccgtcgacgatgacgcgcgcgcaccgctCGGGGAACAGCTGCGCGTACGTCTGCCCCAGCAGGCTGCCGTAGCTCAGCCCCCAGTAGACCATGTCGCGCTggcccacggcgtcgaggatcGAGttcatgtcggcggccgtctGCGGCGTGTTGACGTAGCGGCCGTGCTCgcccatggcgtcggcgcacgcgcgcacgtaGTTTGTCGTCCAGGCGTAGCGCCGGGGgctctcgcgcgccgcgtcgtcgccgtcgttggggttggccatggcctcgcgcgTCGCCTGGTCCGGGTAGCAGCTGGCGAGCGGGCGCGACGAGTTGACCCCCCGCGGGTCAAACGACAGGATGTGGaagcgctcgtcgacgagcgcgctGAGCTCCGGCCCGTCCCCGTACATGAGCGCGAACCCGGACCCGCCGGGCCCCCCCGGGTTCATGACGAGGTTGCGCGTCGCGTTGTTgcgcccgcgcagccgcacCAGCGGGATGTGGAAgctcttgccgccctcgttgttgctgctgttgaaCTGGTCCATGGGCACGTCGATGGCGCTGCACTCgaggccgcgcccgcgcaccGTCCCGCACGGCCGCCACTTGATGCGCTCGCCCGGGTAcgagagcagcaggccgccgtcgccgccgccgtcgtgccgcTTCGCGAGGCATTGCGGCACGACGCCCGAGACGAGGTGGAACGCGAGCCAgcagacggcgagggcgacggcgccggcctggacgagcctcctcgccgccagtcGAGCGGGCCATGGGGGCCGagcgggccgtcgcggggGCTGATGCTTCTCGTCCATGCCGAGGCAAGACGACGTAGATGCGAGGGCGCTTGG from Purpureocillium takamizusanense chromosome 3, complete sequence includes:
- a CDS encoding uncharacterized protein (EggNog:ENOG503NW9N~COG:Q) — encoded protein: MATLAKTIVATGVSSGLGFEAVKQLLEQAQPYRIVLGARDTAATAAAFDRLVFDRAANPLTVLPLDLADLRAVRAFAGRALESVDAIDCLLLNAGVSKGAEGPGPHGSRWCEAAVVNHFSQHYLVHLLREKLVASRARIVVVSSGAVRNVPDPSKLEQDLAAGSGAHFRAIYSESKFAQLLGAHWWRRQLEGRCRVVAVSPGLIPGTGLGRSTGLKPSMDMPDAKTVPEGAASILAALTRDDFPEDPERIFLTSWGEWWSKDVYGNSLDRALQDKWCPSREELEKEAGISS
- a CDS encoding uncharacterized protein (COG:H~EggNog:ENOG503PTFJ); its protein translation is MSDQLRVSDADAARLLASLPVSQPARARRSTEGSEHIVWFVNDDMVLRVPVVHDGDDDDDDDGLEALRREKALLDVLRAEAEAAHAPPQVRDAIPEILALGTSITTTATHQGSGGQRRWAYALCRRAAGVSVEEAPPGAVTAETERGLAALLAVLGRRPVRDAAERLGYPPADERRDRELTGTAAQAWRRLRDRNQLGALAGVDFEGYLAAADADMEPPAGMSLSGDTEGVEEEEEEEEVLSHADLKGEHIFIDAATGRLGGVIDWSDARAAAHPGTDVGGLAISLGAAAAARVGAGAGRNPAAVRRGLRVARCEAVERLDAVLNAGDDSPEGLVRRQLARALEGVGPLELDAAGVGRLGGGV
- a CDS encoding uncharacterized protein (COG:S~MEROPS:MER0000440~EggNog:ENOG503P0P1); protein product: MDEKHQPPRRPARPPWPARLAARRLVQAGAVALAVCWLAFHLVSGVVPQCLAKRHDGGGDGGLLLSYPGERIKWRPCGTVRGRGLECSAIDVPMDQFNSSNNEGGKSFHIPLVRLRGRNNATRNLVMNPGGPGGSGFALMYGDGPELSALVDERFHILSFDPRGVNSSRPLASCYPDQATREAMANPNDGDDAARESPRRYAWTTNYVRACADAMGEHGRYVNTPQTAADMNSILDAVGQRDMVYWGLSYGSLLGQTYAQLFPERCARVIVDGVADLFEWYEAPLLLADFTDSQRVLDGFFDECVKAGARCALSPLAGGSGGGSGSGSGSGSGSGSGSNPHSGFESGPAPAAVALRAKVMAFLERLRTDPLPVYVNASTYGVLDHKAMWLSGVWRHMYAPSGWAQLADRLAAMMTSPTTPADNATEAFLAYGRGEPPAFRPVGEATDLVELNDGRVGPAHFGAVRGREALNAVLLPFYATHAFAVSHNRINHARQQWPLPRTHAFRPQRRTRIRTAHPLLVLSTTYDPVCPLRSARVARDAFDGARLVEVRAYGHCSLAMPSRCAVNHVRAYLFDGTLPAEDVRCDPDGRYFERPEEVVAGGVHARRGGGGGGGEADVRAAQLALARSSTWARWRW